Part of the Anguilla rostrata isolate EN2019 chromosome 10, ASM1855537v3, whole genome shotgun sequence genome, TCTTTTATTGTGGCATGTGGAAACATATCTGCATGTAGAAACAGGCTGTTACTAGGGCTGGAGGCCATTTTACAAGTATGATGGGCAATATCTCTCAAGCTGACATATTTTGGAAAAGGGGAAGAATGGTGGATAAACTGGGAAAGAGAATTTCTCTGCCGTAGGTGTATTTGTGGCAAGTGAACAGAGTTAACATCTCTCTCAACCTCTGCTTTCACAGTGATCACCGTACCTTCTCTCCTTGGCTAGCTAGATTCACCTGTGTTGGCTCTGTCCACCTCTCTTTGCTCTATATTTCTGGTCATATATTCTGCCAATATTACAATATGGTTGACTCTAAGTCAAAGTGTTGTTGTACTGCTGCCATGAAACTCTCTGATGGTGTGcttgctctgttctgtgagcttcaACCAGCTGGCTGAAGGAACTCTTTTCTTGGTTCTTTTGGTTATAACAACCCTGTCTCACCGCATACCCTTGGGTGAAGAAATCTCTTCTTTTATTTCCAGTTATTACACTGCCTTTGTTTTCAGAATACATCATTTACGAACATGCCATCatacattttactctgtataCCATCCAGGAATTTGGTGGACATGTTTGTTTATCAGGCTGTGTATGGTACAAATATTGTTGAATGTACAGTGATTTGGAAGGGAGCCAAGGTGACTCTTACTCAAGATATTGTGATTGATAAGGAAGACCAGAATCTAAGACCAGCATTTGGTGTACTGCGGAAAACTTTTTCCAGATCACCATTCACATAAATGACTCAGTAGTTCTTGTGCTCAGATTTGTCTCCAGTTTCACATGCCGACGTCATTAGCTGCTGATTCCAGATTTCAgggaaatatccagctgtctTGAACTGTATCTCCTCAGCAGTAATATGGTTGTCTTGGGGATTCAGATTTTTTCAAGACGGAAATAAAAACTTTCACGtttttcaaacatattttgtttttttttatcaattctCCAACTAAGAATATCTATAATTGCAACAGAAGCTGAATAACAAAATCCTTCTTTGTTGTAAATCAGTTGCATATACAGCAATTGTTTATCAGGCCATtcttaacattacattacattacaggcatttagcagacactcttatccagagaaacttacacattgcatccatttttacagctggatatactgtgtactaaagcaatgcaggccaagtaccttgctcaagggtacagtggcagtgtcccacctgggaatttaAATGGTGACTTTTAGGTAACAAGACCAGTCTCTAACCTATTAAACAACACTGCCGCCCCACAATAAGTTCTGGGCAGCTCACAACAATATGTGTGGAgacatcattttaaataacatcTATTTTCAATGGTAAAATTCTTTCTTTATCCCAACTGAGGAAAATCACAAATTCAGCAAACGAAACATTCACATGGCTGTAAAGTTCAAATGTGTTGGCCCATGTGGTATGCATTTCAAGCCCAGACAGCTATAACCTTTGTCTGTGGCCATATACAGCTCAGCACACTTCCTTTCCTGTCAATCTGGTGTCTTGCTTTCTACCTTTAAAGTGCATAACTGTATAATTAGAGGAAAGGTATTTTTACCACATACAGGGTCATTATTGAAAACAGAGCATGgcattttaacacaaaaaaggTATTCAATTAGCTCTCCCCAAACATTTCAGAAGTACATTTAAAAGGAGTTtggtatattttaaaaattgtgagCACAGAAATGCTTTGCCACCGTCTCACCCTGTATTACAAAATTGCAagattcttgttttttttacagcatacggaatgtatacatttttgcaaaatcacatttaaatttataacacactgtaattttaaaatcaaattcattcttaaatttaaatgattatatGGGCCAAAAGGCAGTGACTGGGCATAGTTACAGGGCATACCCCATTCTAATAACAATAAAAGTTCCGTTTTCAAGGTTTCCCACCGAAATTACCATATTGGTCtgaagtaggcagtatacttcataagaagtagaactttttgagcaaaacgaagcaatgagaacaactgaagaacaaaaagatgaggtgttgtgtgtttgtacgttgCAGaagacggcctccagggagaacgtttggaaaacttctttcttgttctccaacctccccctctcagctattggtccaaatatcacatggttggttacgtcacggttgagcgttcagagggcagacttcacatgctaatgtacggagagtcaacgccaatctctcttctgtagagatgagaattctgtgagttcccgcatgtttgatgaatggtgctactcgtttcagcaagtcatcaaaacgcctagcacacattcggaaagaagagaaagtggaccccctcatctaaactccgcatttgccaaatgtacagacaaaactctccatactctgtcctactctgatttagagggcgaacgtaccatctccttcgccttcttttcttcttttgcatagctagataaactaaagccactttaaacactttaaactttttgtttcgTGTTGTGATCTTGCGTAGCCCTTCTATTTATACATCCATGGTGTAGCCGCGAATCTGGaggtctgggcgagattccagccccgattaatagctgcctcgtaattattcacgccccagcggcgtggagtgactttaaacggtgcggcgttctcactgagtataccgacaacagtgttcatggacatgttcgccggtggttctcaatccggaagttctttcttcttactgagtatactgccagctttagTCCTTACAAACATTATGTTTCGTGCATTCTGCCTGATGTTAAAACACCTCATTCAGATAAACCTTCACACAGTTATGCAATAAACCCTTCAAATTTGGGCCTCTGTCATCTTCTACTCATCTTTTAATTTCCCTGCTTGTGGGCCCACAAATATTAATTCTCCCAATTGCCAACATCTCCTTCAATCAAATCAAACACACTTGAGCTAATCACAACGTGCTCTCATTGTTCACAGTACCCAATTGCaaatttcagattaaataattcatCTTTGGCAGCGTCAGCTCATAACTGTTaagttctctttctttctgcgTTTGCTCTCATTTTCCATTCATTGTCATAATCCCTTTTTTACTTTTAGCTCTCAACTCATAAAGAGAAAACCCTCCTCTCTATCACTTTTTGCCCAACTTGTCCACAACCCAATAAAGTTAAACCAAATTATTATTCGGTTTTTACTCcaaataatgattttaaaggTTATTTGGTGTTAAAGCCAAATAATAACTTGGATTTAATATTAGTGGGCtatcaaattacatttattaacaaGGGTGTTGTTGGATTTAATATTAGTGGGCTATCACTGTTTCTTGGCCCTTTTCCACAATCCCTTAGATGGTCTGTCATTACAAGCTGTCCCTATCATGTATGTGACTATTCTGGTTGTTGTGCTTagttttttgtcagtgttttgcATGACTGAATCTTTTATGGTAAATGTATATCcgcacactggattacagctccCAATATTTTATTGACTAAAAAGCAAAGCAACGTTTCAACCCAACAGGGTCTTcatcaggcaaaaaaaataaataaaaaaaatgtagtcaataaaatatttggagCTGTTATCCAGTGTGTGGATATCCATTTTCCTCCAATCTTCACATGTACTTTTATCCTGCACCTGGCCAAATAACtggttggatgtgcacacagctaCTCTACTGTAAGTCTTTTATGGTGACATTTAACAACTTTTCAGTAATGACAGAAGTTTCTCAATGATATggtttttcaataaaaacatgtcACGTATCTTTTAACAAGGGAAAACACTGTACATTGTACAGCAGTCGTAGCTAAGAAATTCTAATAAAACAGGTCTGACCTGTGATGTCCATGATTTGCAAATTTGAAAACTTGGAAAGAATGAATTTTATCTGACTCTGATTTTCAGGTGCattatgctgtttattttataacattcaAATGAATCAAGGTTGACAGGTAAGGTGTAAAACAATAACACCTGAGGCACTCTGCATTTCTGGAATTCCTACGTGGGCATAATTAGTTGTGGGACGTACTGAGCCCCCAAATAAAAACTGCCCTGCTTATGTGTGGGTTTTTGTGAGATTCCTGTTCTTCTCTCGGGCACCTTGTAAAGTGCTGTGCTTAATAGTCTGTTACACAACACAGAAACCTGTTTAGGGACTCCACGTTGCAGTAACAACAGGAAGGATAACAATTTTAACCcaaggaagaaaatattttacatacattCAATTAGAagtcctgtgtttttttgcttCCTTTGTTGTTGTGCTGTTCACATTCGCTTTCAATAATTTGACtagacatacaaaaaaaattgtctgaTTTTGCAATGGCCTGAAGGCTTGTCACACATGTTTTGGTCTTAGTATACCGGTCAGGGAGCTTACCTGGAACTTACCTGGAACATGTTCTTACAGATTTCTAATGGTAATTGCAGGTTATgataataacacattttaaaaaatgttgtatttgcaTGTAGCGCATGTACCACATGAAATTTGCATTTTGACATTATTTCACATCCCTTTTGGGATAGAGTTTGTACATTTCTTAATCTgtagaagaaacaaaaaaaaaattaatataaattaacaATCAACACTGGTGTCATTGCAGTTGTACACTACATAGGTGATCATTCAAAGATCTTGTTTATAATAAGATCTACTTCTATAAGtagttgtaaatattttatttcaaattcctctgacataaaatgtgaaaatgtgaacagTCAAAGCTGTTTTGGATGTcgacatttttatttgaaccatttatttatctgtgtattgtagtacatttttaaaaagctgcataAAATCTATGTCTTTATTACTAGTATTGTTGTTGTACACAGTACtccaacttttaaaataaatacagtactgtgcaaaagtcttaggcaccctagttttttacatataatatatagtatatatttggtcttagatgtttattttttgttttctgaattagtgtgtcagtagaaaagagcaaatctGATATTTCCAAAcattaattttccaaaaaatgaaattttacagaaacatttttgtattttgttaaataaagtatattttaagtaatagactacttttcagataaaaacttgatcaagggtctctgggattacctggagagccagaagcaagctaAACAGCCAAAGGTCTGCAGAAGAATGTGgtaagttctccaaaatgcctGGAACAActtaccagccgattttcttataaaactgcaggacagtgtacctaagacaATTGatatagttttaaaggcgaagggtggtcacaccaaacattgattttatttagtttataaCCATTTACTgttctttatattatttttgttgatatttataacctttcatttcattatttttgaaagcatcttagctgtacagcattttctTTACAGGTGCCtcagacttttgcacagtactgttactgttttactgtttaaaaCATCTCATGTAAATTGAATTAGTTCACAGACTTGTGAACTTGTATTTACTTGTATACTAACTTCCATCACTTTGCTCTGTAGTATTTAATTGTGTTCCTCTATTTCAGGTTATTCATAATGTTAGTATTACTTATTATGCTCACTGCAGTCTGTCAAGGGGCATCATCCATGAAACACTATAGTACAGTTATATACACAAGGTAAGCACAAAAAGATAAGCAAACAATTGAAGATCTTATCAAATTATTCATATCATAATTTGCATAGTTTCTAATAGGTGATTTCACTGCTAACTGCAAGAACTATTACTaaatcagcattaaaaaagAATGTCCTCCAAGATGACAGGGTAATTTACAAAAAGAgtgcaacacacagcacagtttaaaaaataaattcagcatACTTTTCCACTCAATTAACATAATCCACAAAACGAAATAATGTACATCTtctcacattttaatgcatttataaagTAAACTACCCCCGCAGTCCTGCACATGTTGAGGTGTTGAGTAAGAGGCAGTACCAAGCCCACAAAGCCTCCTTTTCATGGGAAGCCTGGTTTGTCACTTATGTCCCCCAATTAAAATTGGAGGGGGAGTGCAGTCTGGGCCACACCTTCACAAAGTGGCTAGTGCATGGTAAAGGCTTTAACAGAGGAAAGGAAGACTTAGAAGTCTCCGCCTGTAGACAAGGAGGCGGAGAGTCTCCCTgtgatgtacagtatttatagGGCAGCAGATCTGACCAACAGCAGaaggagaaacacacagagaaagggagggagaatcACCCCAGAAGCACAACAAACAGGTGTGTATGTAAGAGGAACACAATGCTTGTGTTTGATGACTATTCTTTGTGAATGAGTGTGGAATTTGCGGTAGCCATGAAATGtcaatgattgattgattgattgattgattgattgattgacaattaGCCACTGACTGAAATGGCGTCCTGGTCAGTGTGTACTTACCGAGGCAGAACTTTGGTTTATAGTGCGCAGAGATGGACAACAAATGCATTATGTCCAATTGTGTACAGcagttcatttttgtcataGACGCTACTTCTGTGCTTCACTGCCGCAGATGGGGACCTCAGCATCCCCAGCCGAATAATTCAGTTCATCTGTATATTCCACCTCTCCTCGGCAAGAGGAGTGTTTCTATTCCAGATCTCAAGAGAATTGACTTTGTCTTTGCAGTTCTATGACAAAGatatccagtgtgtgtgtgtgtgcgggaagggggagagaagcATTACAAAAAGTACATTGTTGTGCATTGTTGGAAAGCGTAAATTTATTTACAAGTTATTCTGCACTGTTTGCTTCCTCTGTGGATTCAGTACCACACCCAGCAGTATAAATCTGTTCATGAACTGGACAGGTTTGTAATTTGTAGAGCAAAAGGATAAATGTCTACCGCAGGATCAGTGCTCCCATTCTCACAGACAGCATACCCACATGAGCATGCGATTTTTGTTCTCATTACAGTTCTACAACCAACAATCATCATGGCAAGTAAGTCCGTTTTTACAAGAATGCCATTTTCCTCCTAACGTAGTATTGTCTGGTAAggacacacattttaattggtgGAATATCTCTGaactactgaaaatgtattttcccggTTCCACCAAACTAATTAATGTCATTCATTTATCAGCTGTAAAGTTATATTGGTagtttttgtattcattttcaccACGGCTCACAGCTTGTTCCAGGGAAAAGGAATGAATCGCCAATTAATTCCCATTTGATTTTAGTAATAATTTCTGTATCTGTATTTTATTACCAACGCTATTTCGAATTTGGGGTTTTCTTGTACTGTATACGCTGTGTGCCGTTGGGCCGGGTccctgagtgtcagtgtgtccaATCAGGCGAGAGCTATAAGAAAGAGTTCCTGGACGCCCACAATGCGTACCGGGCCAAACACCAGGTTCCGAGCCTGGCGCTGAACCAGGACCTCTGCGCCTCAGCCCAGGCCTGGGCCGACCACCTGCTGTCCATCAAAACCCTCCAGCACAGCGGCTGCAAGAACGGCGAGAACCTCTTCTACTCCTGGAGCTCCGCGACCCAAGCGCTGAACGGTACGCGCGAGCGGCCGCTTCCTCTCCGTCAGCGAGCTGCAAGCGTTCAGTTTTCTGGCTCCTTTCTCtcctcattaaaatgttttgcttttaaaGTTAAGGAGGTCTCCCTGGTGGCGGGAGCTTAGTGAAGAGCTCACGTGTCTGGTCTGGACTCATGGGTTTTTGGGTGTTTTGCAGGAAAGGACCCAGTCGACAAATGGTACAATGAGGTCAAAGACTACGATTTCTCAGACCCAGGATTTCAGTCAAATACAGGTCAGTGTGCAATGCGGCCGTCTAAATAACTTTCATATATGCCCACAAAATTCTCATGTTCATCTGCATGATGGCAATTCAGCCTGAAAGCAAGCCATTTTGAGAAAACTGGCATTTTAGAGACTGACTTAACTCCCTAGATCAACATAATCACATATGCTTAGATCTTAACTTGGATACTAAAGTGATTGTTCAAAAGTCTCCATGATGGCTCATATCACCCTTCAGTTAGTATATCAGCCCTTACTTATTATTGACCCAGGGTAAACAAAGAGGCAGTAAAGTCATATTATACtccttttaaaattgtattgctcCTTCTAAGGTCGGAAGGGTTTTATTATTCTCCAGTCTGAGCCAGAtaacagcgccccctgttgTTGCCCACAGGACATTTCACCCAGGTGGTGTGGAAGGAGACTAAGGAGGctggagtgggcgtggccaccGATGGGAAGACAGTTTTTGTGGTGGGCCAGTACAGCCCTGCAGGCAACATGACCAATGAGGGCTACTTTGAGAACAACGTCCTGCCTGCAGGTAACCCAGCTGTTATCATGGAACACACCTGCACTGCTTGCATTTGCACAAATGCATAATGTCCtgctttctttgcttttttgctGATTCTGACAAAATACTTTGGCCTTTAGTGACACATATTGTAAAATACTGTTGTACTAGCAGATGCTTTCTCACTCAGTAAATTACTAGAGGGATATTCCAGTCTTAATCTGTGCACCAAGAACCATCTAAAAGACCAGTTTTTATCAGCTAGACACCATGATCGAGCTATTCTATTTCAGatgttccatttccatttaGTGGGTGAGGGATATCACCATTTTTAAGCAGGCTTCCTACATTAATAGCTAAAAGCAGAAATCCACATACAACATAGCATTTCTTACTTCTGAATCTACAACTAATTGCTATACTAGGGAGCCTGCCTTATTGCCAGTGTTGCCTTATTGCCAGCAACACTGGCAATAAGGCAATAACCAAGCCTGGACTCACTAACGcaacacccactcacacaagcacgcacgcacacacgcacgcacaccctgacacactcatatgcatgcacacgtgcatgcgcacacatgctcacctgacttctttttattgtttctctCTAGCTTAACAGGCTGTGCATTTTACAGTTGCCGGAAGCAAAGGGGAGAAGGAGCCCAGTGCTGGTGCCCCAGACCTCTCTACGTACACaaaccctctctgctctctgctatAACGCTGGCTGAAGCTTTTGATCCTCACCTTACTGATCAGCCTGTCAGAATAATTGTCACATGCTTCTGTAGCTTTTACTAGtgtattacaggcatttagttaTGCTTTcttatgaataaatgcatattcTTTCACCATACACAGTCATCCGCATATTACCTACTATAAAAAAGTTATGCTTCTCaagacaacaataaaaatgactgcaGTTTTTCCTTAAAGTGGCTTagtgtttttgctttatttcccCGCAAACATTTTCTTCTCCAACATCTTTAACAATTTATGGATGATATCCTGGAACAAAATACCTTCTGGCACCTAAGCTGAAAGACAAGTTAATGGGAAGTAACAGTTCCAAAACACTGCAGAATTTAAAACTCTGCTACCCAACAACCTGCTAGTGTGCAAATAACATCATAGTTTCTCTAAAAGGGAAAaccttttttcaaataaatgtgtctgctccaaaatgcaaaaaaatagcAGTATCAGAGTTAATGGcttcaaaaaaagtaaaacagtcAAATAAAATCATACCTATTGCAGGGATACTGTTTTTCTCTCATGCACATATTATCAGATATAGTCACGTGCAGTGGACACCACTCCAGTCCTTCCTTCCCCAGGTGGGAGTGAATAAACGTTGGTCCTCTGTGATGCAATGGTCTGAATGCAGCtggtttgtgtttacatttgagTGTATTTGAAGTTCATgtcatattttgaataaaagaggaaatgctgCATGATAAAAAGCCACGGAGGATGGTGGAGGAATGCTATCTTTCCCCTTCGTCTACAGAGACGGGGGGAGGACACTGTGGAGTCCAGGTGCTGTGACACCACAGTTTCAGCCAGTCAGCTTTCACCGCAACACACAGTGATGTGAGGATTGAgggaaatgtgtttcattttccaaacccagcagttttaactgaTAACACCCTCGTTTAATGTGCgccactctgaataccgaacgcacatgcatcaacagttaaaacccctcacttttccaacatgcaaaataaattcatttcatttcattttgtaattattatcaaGAATATCAATTGTCAGTTAAATCAGGcaaatttgtacatttgctaATTTGCAAACTGTTGGATCGACTTTTACCAAATTGTACAACTCGAAACCAGaataaaattaatacatttataacgTTACAGCAAATATTCACGTCTAATGTAAAgacgaggttcaactaccttaaaacaattaacaaatgtTATAGACATGGACAGGTTACAGTCACACcaggaatgaatgaaagaaaataaccaaACCACAGCATGTTTGTCCGAAAATAAACCAAAGATGTGCCAAGGCTGatattcaaaaaccaaaagactgCAGAATATTTcttagaaaaaaaagccttagaTAAAATGCAGAATTCCAGACCTAGATGCAAAAATATACTTGACTTCTTACcaagtatattttatttagtgaatgagaggaggggggaggggggtgcacaCCCTTTCTTCTCCTGAGCTGTGCATAATGACCAGGGAGGATTAAGGGAATACTGATTTCTTCCCTTGTATAAGTATTGGTTCAGTTGAATCTGCAATgcaacacatatttttaaagttacagATAAATGAACACTCTCTCCTTGTGAGCATAATGGCGACATCACATATTAAAGATTTTCAGATCTTATTTGTGAGGTACTGTGTAGAGACACTAGATCAAGCAATAATTAAACCAAGCTACAATGTCAGCAGTGACATTGGTCTTCCGCTCTATTTTGGTATGGCCTGCCCTGAATGTCAAACATAGTGCCTATAGCTGTATTAACCAATTTTTTGTAAGGTACAGAATTGAATGAGTATGAGGACTGCCAACATGGGGTTTCCCTTGACATTGCCTGCCTGACAGACAGGATGCATTGATACtcatttaatcaatttattGCATAACATCATCAGGTTCTAGGGTCAAAGGGAGTTCTCAAATCTTATGCTTCATCATTAA contains:
- the LOC135265085 gene encoding Golgi-associated plant pathogenesis-related protein 1-like isoform X2 encodes the protein MYSIYRAADLTNSRRRNTQRKGGRITPEAQQTGVYCQCVQSGESYKKEFLDAHNAYRAKHQVPSLALNQDLCASAQAWADHLLSIKTLQHSGCKNGENLFYSWSSATQALNGKDPVDKWYNEVKDYDFSDPGFQSNTGHFTQVVWKETKEAGVGVATDGKTVFVVGQYSPAGNMTNEGYFENNVLPAVAGSKGEKEPSAGAPDLSTYTNPLCSLL
- the LOC135265085 gene encoding Golgi-associated plant pathogenesis-related protein 1-like isoform X3; its protein translation is MYSIYRAADLTNSRRRNTQRKGGRITPEAQQTVLQPTIIMASESYKKEFLDAHNAYRAKHQVPSLALNQDLCASAQAWADHLLSIKTLQHSGCKNGENLFYSWSSATQALNGKDPVDKWYNEVKDYDFSDPGFQSNTGHFTQVVWKETKEAGVGVATDGKTVFVVGQYSPAGNMTNEGYFENNVLPAA
- the LOC135265085 gene encoding Golgi-associated plant pathogenesis-related protein 1-like isoform X1, with the translated sequence MYSIYRAADLTNSRRRNTQRKGGRITPEAQQTVLQPTIIMASESYKKEFLDAHNAYRAKHQVPSLALNQDLCASAQAWADHLLSIKTLQHSGCKNGENLFYSWSSATQALNGKDPVDKWYNEVKDYDFSDPGFQSNTGHFTQVVWKETKEAGVGVATDGKTVFVVGQYSPAGNMTNEGYFENNVLPAVAGSKGEKEPSAGAPDLSTYTNPLCSLL